The following are encoded in a window of Candidatus Babeliales bacterium genomic DNA:
- a CDS encoding metallophosphoesterase, with protein MSDWSLPNIVKKSKSNALKKLRAITYQDFDEAAKTFVRQSALRLKAGNWLYDTMPSEDFLDGEIGDFKILEEAKAHKIFAPFVVKQIFEPGTRIAVIGDVHGDLESLVVILQDLQRQGYLDEDFHIIAEDFVIMFLGDYSNYMPHSVEVVRLLFYLNRVNFGKVFLTRGNHEYALANKNLYEQHATIGQQDLGERYSLIEEFAEKFDIYYYPDLLYWYDYLPLTYYVGCANEKTHVTNFIKFSHSGIEIGFNPQQLLVTRDVRFELIENINRHNALQKILTDKSLSHLHKKIKEVFSYLKKTPLTTLAETYTEKGLIDFNSPETLIASKLGMQWNNFLPEDQDCGFAASLKNKSFYFGKAITEYFLQDLSEGPGINIAAIIRSHQHFNDEDAEINFKSSMLDKLIENKGYVRQWQGIVHTLGDVGFTSGYNSYVVVQLEQALPEWSVTHFSKKLGDAAFKQVTQALLG; from the coding sequence ATGAGTGATTGGTCGTTACCAAATATTGTTAAAAAAAGTAAAAGCAATGCATTAAAAAAATTGCGTGCCATAACGTACCAAGATTTTGATGAAGCCGCTAAAACTTTTGTTCGGCAGTCGGCATTGCGCTTAAAAGCGGGCAATTGGCTTTACGATACCATGCCAAGTGAAGACTTTTTGGATGGCGAGATTGGTGATTTTAAAATTTTGGAAGAAGCAAAAGCGCATAAAATCTTTGCGCCTTTTGTGGTTAAACAGATTTTTGAACCGGGAACGCGCATTGCGGTAATTGGCGATGTGCACGGCGATCTTGAATCATTAGTGGTTATTTTGCAAGATTTGCAACGGCAAGGTTATCTGGATGAAGACTTTCACATTATTGCTGAAGATTTTGTGATCATGTTTCTTGGTGATTATAGTAATTATATGCCGCACAGCGTTGAAGTTGTGCGGCTTCTTTTTTATCTTAATCGCGTTAATTTTGGTAAAGTGTTTCTAACGCGTGGTAACCACGAATATGCTCTTGCAAATAAAAATTTATATGAGCAGCATGCAACAATTGGTCAGCAAGATTTAGGAGAGCGTTACTCTTTAATTGAAGAATTTGCTGAAAAGTTTGATATTTATTATTACCCAGATTTGTTGTACTGGTACGATTATTTGCCGTTGACGTACTACGTTGGTTGTGCTAACGAAAAAACGCATGTTACTAATTTTATTAAATTTTCGCACAGTGGTATTGAAATTGGCTTTAACCCGCAACAGCTTTTAGTAACGCGCGATGTGCGTTTTGAGTTGATTGAAAACATTAATCGTCACAACGCATTGCAAAAAATTTTGACCGACAAATCGCTGAGTCATTTGCATAAAAAAATAAAAGAAGTTTTTTCGTATCTTAAAAAAACACCGTTAACAACCTTGGCAGAAACGTATACTGAAAAGGGCTTGATCGACTTTAATAGCCCAGAAACATTGATTGCCAGTAAGCTTGGCATGCAGTGGAATAACTTTTTGCCTGAAGACCAAGATTGCGGTTTTGCTGCCTCGCTTAAAAATAAAAGTTTTTATTTTGGTAAAGCAATTACCGAATATTTTTTACAAGACCTTTCTGAAGGCCCTGGCATTAACATTGCGGCAATCATTCGTAGCCATCAGCATTTTAATGACGAAGATGCTGAGATTAATTTTAAAAGTTCTATGCTTGATAAATTAATTGAAAATAAAGGTTATGTGCGCCAATGGCAGGGCATTGTGCACACGCTAGGCGATGTTGGTTTTACCTCGGGTTACAATAGCTATGTTGTGGTACAGCTTGAGCAAGCACTCCCAGAGTGGAGCGTAACGCATTTTTCTAAAAAACTTGGTGATGCGGCGTTTAAGCAAGTTACGCAAGCCCTGCTTGGTTAA
- the pgk gene encoding phosphoglycerate kinase, whose product MNFKHLKQLNVAKKRVFLRADLNVPLHNKAIINDYRLTALLPTLDYLLENDAKIVLATHIGNPESLSRSNYFDENLSTALLVDWFKERGYHITYEIDLLKAEAKSRTDRHAILLIENLRFFNGEKEPKSASIFADLLQNLADCYVNDAFALMHRHDTSTTLLPQHFAPEERSIGLLVEKEITMLTKIKERPQQPYVMVLGGNKVKDKIDLLKNILKRPRHVMPQSFLIGGAMAHAFLHAQGYHIGQSIVDMSAVEFARDFLHKADELQLSVSLPHDALVTFGDAHPMEFCNIDAIPTNGTIVDIGQGTIEAFSQDITKAKTIFANGTMGIYENEFYAQGTTKILQAIADSNALSIIGGGDTVAATFTNKLQDSIGFLSTGGGATLAFLATDFAEQSLPGFKALI is encoded by the coding sequence ATGAATTTCAAGCACTTGAAGCAGTTAAATGTGGCTAAAAAGCGTGTTTTTTTACGGGCCGATCTCAATGTACCTTTACACAATAAAGCTATTATTAATGACTACCGGCTTACCGCCCTGCTACCAACGCTCGATTATTTGCTTGAAAATGATGCCAAAATTGTCTTAGCTACCCACATTGGCAACCCAGAGTCGTTAAGCCGCAGCAACTATTTTGACGAAAACCTTTCAACCGCCCTGCTGGTAGACTGGTTTAAAGAACGTGGCTACCACATAACGTACGAGATTGACCTCTTGAAAGCAGAAGCAAAAAGTCGCACCGACCGCCATGCCATACTTTTAATTGAAAACCTACGTTTCTTCAACGGGGAAAAGGAACCCAAGTCTGCCTCCATTTTTGCAGACTTACTCCAAAACTTGGCCGATTGTTATGTTAACGATGCCTTTGCGCTCATGCACCGGCACGATACCTCAACCACCCTTTTGCCCCAACACTTTGCGCCCGAAGAACGCTCGATAGGCCTTTTGGTTGAAAAAGAAATTACCATGCTCACAAAAATTAAAGAACGGCCACAACAGCCGTACGTCATGGTTCTTGGTGGCAACAAAGTAAAAGATAAAATCGACCTGTTAAAAAATATTTTAAAACGCCCGCGACACGTTATGCCACAATCATTTTTGATTGGTGGGGCCATGGCGCACGCCTTTTTACATGCACAAGGTTACCACATTGGCCAAAGCATAGTGGATATGAGCGCGGTTGAATTTGCGCGAGATTTTTTACACAAGGCCGACGAACTCCAGCTCAGCGTTAGCCTTCCGCATGATGCCTTGGTAACATTTGGCGACGCCCACCCCATGGAGTTTTGTAATATCGACGCTATTCCAACCAATGGCACCATCGTAGATATTGGACAGGGAACCATAGAAGCATTTTCTCAAGATATTACTAAAGCAAAAACAATTTTTGCTAACGGCACTATGGGAATTTATGAAAACGAATTTTATGCGCAGGGAACCACCAAAATCTTGCAGGCAATTGCTGACAGTAACGCACTGAGCATAATTGGCGGGGGCGATACAGTAGCAGCAACGTTTACCAATAAGCTACAAGATTCAATTGGCTTTCTTTCAACGGGCGGTGGGGCAACACTGGCATTTTTGGCAACAGACTTTGCAGAACAATCACTACCAGGGTTCAAAGCACTCATTTAA
- the rpiB gene encoding ribose 5-phosphate isomerase B, translating into MIKISIGADHRGFALKKHLINHFQEYAWSDQGTHTDERTDYPLYAKRVCQEILSGQADVGIVLCGSGVGMAIAANRFKGIYAALCWNEEVARMARSDDGANVLVLAADFTTPEQAVALVKAWLSAEFKGEQYQKRLEMLDNF; encoded by the coding sequence GTGATAAAGATTTCTATTGGTGCTGATCATCGCGGATTTGCACTTAAAAAACATCTGATCAACCATTTTCAAGAGTACGCCTGGTCAGACCAAGGCACTCACACCGACGAACGGACCGACTATCCGTTGTACGCCAAACGAGTATGCCAAGAAATTTTGTCAGGCCAAGCAGACGTAGGGATTGTGCTGTGTGGCTCTGGCGTGGGCATGGCAATAGCAGCCAACCGCTTTAAAGGTATTTATGCCGCACTGTGCTGGAACGAAGAGGTAGCACGCATGGCCCGCAGCGATGATGGGGCCAATGTACTGGTGCTAGCAGCAGATTTTACCACACCCGAACAAGCAGTTGCTCTTGTTAAAGCCTGGCTGAGCGCAGAGTTTAAAGGCGAGCAATATCAAAAGCGACTTGAAATGCTCGACAATTTTTAA